Proteins found in one Flavobacteriales bacterium genomic segment:
- a CDS encoding thioredoxin family protein — protein sequence MKRILTLLVLLTTWVSFAQVGKVVDWTFDSQKTGEGEYNLIINAEIKDHWHLYSSDLGGAEGPIPTEIAIESQGTVETVGSLKESGTLKKEYDPNFEMELRFFEHDAKFEQKIKIINPDSLVKGYIYFMVCDDKQCLPPEYVDFIFNPKTEKLTLKELVGGIEFKEGEKNPFVVESIDLKKPVIECTVKAEETKGKGFFGVFFLGFLGGLLALLTPCVFPMIPLTVSFFTKGSKDKKKGKKNAFLYGFFIFAIYLILSIPFHVLDNISPDILNQISTSVTLNVIFFVVFIVFAISFFGYFEITMPSSLANKADTASNSGGLIGIFFMALTLAIVSFSCTGPILGSLLAGSLSSDGGAMLLTAGMGGFGLALALPFALFAMFPGMLNSLPSSGGWLNSVKVILGFAEVALAFKFLSNADLVQHWGLVKYEVFYAIWILCALGAAVYLFGWIKFPHDSPLKKITPTRWIIGASFFLFAAYLVTGFRVSEQTETYIPKSLMSGLAPSPGYSIFYPKHCPQGLNCFHDYEEGLAYAKQVNKPVLIDFTGHACVNCRKMEDNVWPENGIKDLIAQDYVLISLYVDDKVELPKDEQMVYKMKSGAVKNIKTIGDKWSTLQTESYGNNSQPWYCLISPDEKLLTSPVGYTPDVEEYKQFLECGLEGFKKSKH from the coding sequence ATGAAAAGAATCCTTACGCTATTAGTACTGCTCACTACTTGGGTATCCTTTGCACAAGTGGGAAAAGTAGTGGATTGGACTTTTGACAGCCAAAAAACAGGTGAAGGCGAATATAATTTAATTATCAATGCCGAAATTAAAGATCATTGGCATCTATATTCATCAGATTTGGGTGGAGCAGAAGGACCTATTCCTACAGAAATTGCTATTGAATCTCAAGGGACTGTGGAAACTGTAGGTTCTTTAAAAGAATCTGGAACACTCAAAAAAGAGTATGATCCAAATTTTGAAATGGAATTACGCTTCTTTGAGCATGATGCAAAATTTGAGCAGAAAATTAAGATAATCAACCCTGATAGCCTCGTAAAAGGATATATCTATTTTATGGTTTGTGATGACAAACAATGTCTTCCACCAGAATATGTAGATTTTATCTTTAACCCAAAAACAGAGAAACTTACATTAAAAGAACTAGTAGGTGGAATTGAATTTAAAGAAGGGGAGAAGAATCCATTTGTTGTTGAGAGTATTGATTTAAAAAAACCAGTAATTGAGTGTACCGTAAAAGCTGAAGAAACAAAAGGTAAAGGTTTTTTTGGAGTATTCTTTTTGGGGTTTTTGGGAGGTCTTTTGGCATTGTTAACACCATGTGTTTTTCCAATGATACCTTTAACAGTTAGTTTTTTCACAAAGGGATCAAAAGATAAAAAGAAAGGAAAGAAAAATGCATTTTTATATGGTTTTTTCATATTTGCTATTTACTTAATCCTGAGTATTCCTTTCCATGTTTTAGATAATATCTCACCAGATATTCTTAACCAAATATCAACGAGCGTAACACTCAATGTGATTTTCTTTGTTGTATTTATTGTCTTTGCAATATCTTTCTTTGGGTATTTTGAAATTACTATGCCGTCAAGTTTAGCGAATAAAGCAGACACTGCTTCTAATTCTGGAGGGCTGATAGGAATCTTCTTTATGGCATTGACCTTGGCAATAGTATCATTTTCATGTACAGGTCCGATATTAGGATCCTTATTAGCGGGTTCTTTATCAAGTGATGGTGGAGCAATGTTGTTAACGGCAGGAATGGGTGGATTCGGTTTGGCTCTTGCTTTACCTTTTGCTCTATTTGCAATGTTTCCAGGTATGTTAAATTCATTGCCTTCATCTGGAGGATGGCTAAACTCAGTAAAGGTAATTCTAGGTTTTGCCGAAGTAGCTTTAGCATTTAAATTTTTATCAAACGCAGATTTGGTTCAGCATTGGGGCTTAGTAAAATACGAGGTTTTCTACGCAATTTGGATATTGTGTGCTTTAGGTGCAGCTGTTTATCTATTCGGTTGGATAAAATTTCCACATGATTCTCCTTTGAAAAAGATTACACCAACTCGTTGGATTATCGGGGCGTCATTTTTCCTTTTCGCTGCATATCTTGTTACAGGATTTAGAGTAAGTGAGCAAACAGAAACGTATATTCCAAAAAGTTTAATGAGTGGTTTGGCACCATCTCCAGGATATAGTATCTTTTATCCAAAACATTGTCCTCAAGGGTTAAACTGTTTTCATGATTATGAAGAAGGGTTGGCTTACGCTAAGCAGGTAAATAAACCTGTCTTGATCGATTTTACGGGACATGCATGTGTTAATTGTAGAAAAATGGAAGATAATGTATGGCCAGAAAATGGAATTAAAGATTTAATAGCTCAAGATTATGTTCTGATATCTCTTTATGTTGATGACAAAGTAGAGCTACCTAAGGACGAACAAATGGTTTATAAAATGAAAAGTGGAGCTGTTAAAAACATCAAAACAATAGGAGATAAATGGAGTACACTTCAAACTGAATCTTATGGAAACAACTCTCAACCATGGTATTGTCTTATCTCACCTGATGAAAAGTTATTAACATCCCCTGTGGGTTATACACCCGATGTGGAAGAATATAAACAATTCTTAGAGTGTGGTTTAGAGGGTTTTAAAAAGTCTAAACACTAG
- a CDS encoding 3-hydroxyacyl-CoA dehydrogenase NAD-binding domain-containing protein — MQKIGIVGAGAMGSGIAQVASQSGHQVVLFDTQKAALETSEKKLLKILARLVEKGKISQEKADAIHNNIEYVENMEAFKDCGLIIEAIIENLEIKKSVFGKLEQIVSDDCILATNTSSLSVTSIAAACEKSERVIGIHFFNPAPLMPLVEIVPAVQTAEQTTLDARNMIDSWGKVTVLAKDTPGFIVNRVARPFYGEAIRILEEGKANIATIDWALTEHGEFRMGPFTLTDFIGHDVNYVVTETVFKEFFYDPRYKPSFSQKRLVEAGRYGRKTGHGFYNYTEGAENPTAIEDEKLAKEIVNRVVLMLINEAADALFLNIATAKDLDLAMAKGVNYPKGLLAWANEWGIENVYNGLMDLYETYHEDRYRPSPILKKMIENGETFLIE; from the coding sequence ATGCAAAAAATAGGAATAGTAGGTGCAGGAGCCATGGGATCTGGTATTGCACAAGTAGCTTCACAATCGGGGCACCAAGTAGTACTTTTTGACACCCAAAAAGCGGCATTGGAAACTTCTGAAAAGAAACTCCTAAAAATCCTTGCTCGTCTGGTGGAAAAAGGGAAAATCAGTCAAGAAAAAGCAGATGCCATCCACAACAATATCGAATATGTGGAAAATATGGAAGCGTTCAAAGATTGTGGATTGATCATTGAAGCAATTATCGAAAACTTAGAGATTAAAAAATCGGTTTTTGGAAAACTTGAGCAAATCGTTTCCGATGATTGTATTTTAGCCACCAATACTTCTTCCCTCTCCGTAACATCTATTGCTGCGGCATGCGAAAAATCTGAAAGAGTGATCGGGATTCATTTTTTCAATCCCGCTCCGCTCATGCCACTCGTAGAAATTGTTCCTGCGGTTCAAACTGCCGAACAAACGACCCTAGATGCAAGAAATATGATCGACAGCTGGGGAAAAGTAACTGTTTTGGCAAAAGATACTCCTGGATTTATCGTAAACCGTGTGGCAAGACCTTTTTATGGGGAAGCCATCCGTATATTAGAAGAAGGGAAAGCCAATATTGCTACCATTGATTGGGCACTTACAGAGCATGGAGAATTCCGTATGGGACCTTTTACGCTCACCGATTTTATTGGACATGATGTAAACTATGTGGTAACCGAAACGGTTTTTAAAGAATTTTTCTACGACCCAAGATATAAGCCTTCTTTTTCGCAAAAACGACTGGTAGAAGCGGGAAGATATGGGCGTAAAACAGGACATGGATTCTACAATTATACCGAAGGTGCTGAAAACCCAACAGCTATTGAGGATGAAAAATTGGCAAAAGAAATTGTCAACCGAGTGGTTTTGATGCTCATAAACGAAGCTGCCGATGCTCTTTTCCTTAATATTGCCACCGCAAAAGACCTTGATTTAGCTATGGCCAAAGGGGTAAACTATCCAAAAGGATTGCTTGCTTGGGCTAATGAATGGGGAATAGAAAATGTGTATAATGGTCTGATGGATCTCTACGAAACATACCATGAAGACCGCTATCGCCCTTCGCCGATTCTTAAAAAAATGATCGAAAATGGTGAAACATTTTTGATAGAATAA
- the paaG gene encoding 2-(1,2-epoxy-1,2-dihydrophenyl)acetyl-CoA isomerase PaaG has product MIISNIENGVLTLKLNRPKVFNSFNRAMAMALQEAIDEAKNNDEVRCIILTGEGKAFCAGQDLAEATAEDGPALKDIVEQHYNPIILKIREIEKPIIAAVNGVAAGAGANIALACDIVLAHENASFIQAFSKIGLIPDSAGTFFLPRIIGFQKASALMMLGDKVSAKDAEAMGMIYQCLSDEEYESSVNKMAEKLAKMPTYGIGLTKKALNESYSNNLQEQLDLEGKLQTMAGKSHDFNEGVAAFLEKRKPEFKGK; this is encoded by the coding sequence ATGATTATATCAAATATAGAAAATGGGGTTTTGACCCTCAAACTCAATAGACCAAAAGTATTCAATAGCTTTAACAGAGCGATGGCAATGGCTTTACAAGAAGCCATTGATGAAGCCAAAAACAATGACGAGGTTCGTTGTATTATACTCACAGGGGAAGGAAAAGCCTTTTGTGCAGGACAAGATTTGGCAGAAGCTACTGCAGAAGACGGACCTGCTCTAAAAGATATTGTTGAGCAACATTATAACCCAATCATTTTGAAAATCCGTGAGATAGAAAAACCCATAATTGCCGCCGTAAACGGTGTGGCTGCGGGTGCTGGAGCCAATATTGCTTTGGCTTGTGATATTGTTTTGGCACACGAAAATGCTTCTTTTATTCAAGCTTTTTCAAAAATTGGATTAATTCCAGATTCAGCAGGAACTTTCTTTTTACCAAGAATTATCGGATTCCAAAAAGCGAGTGCATTGATGATGCTGGGAGATAAAGTTTCTGCCAAAGATGCTGAAGCTATGGGAATGATTTACCAATGCCTTTCTGATGAAGAGTACGAAAGCTCTGTAAATAAAATGGCTGAAAAATTGGCCAAAATGCCTACTTATGGAATCGGACTGACAAAAAAAGCTTTAAACGAAAGCTATTCTAATAATCTCCAAGAACAACTTGATCTTGAGGGTAAACTTCAAACTATGGCAGGAAAAAGTCATGATTTTAATGAAGGCGTTGCCGCATTTTTAGAAAAAAGAAAACCAGAATTTAAAGGAAAGTAA
- a CDS encoding ATP-binding cassette domain-containing protein: protein MISVNNLSLQFGKRVLFDEVNIKFTKGNTYGIIGANGAGKSTFLKILSGEQDPTKGNVSIEKGMRMAVLKQDHYEFDEFSVMDTVMMGYKKLYDIMKEKDAIYMKPDFSDEDGVKAAELEAEFAEMDGWNAESGAATLLSNLGVSEEVHYSQMSDVSGNLKVRILLAQSLFGNPDILLMDEPTNDLDIETISWLEDFLADFENTVIVISHDRHFLDNVCTNIVDIDFSKIKQFTGNYSFWYHSSQLALQQRQQQNKKMEDKKKELQDFIQRFSANASKSKQATSRKKVLEKLNIEDIEPSSRRYPAIIWEQEREAGDQILNVEHLESNLFKDVNINLNRGDKVAIMSKDGMIVNQFFQMIAGEEAHNQGEIKWGVTTKQTYLPVDHHHFFESNDNLVDWLRQYSPEDQRDEVFIRGFLGKMLFSGEEVLKSCSVLSGGEKVRCMLSKMMLEQGNILLMNDPTNHLDLESIQALNNSLKDFKGTIIFNSHDHEFIQTIANRIIEIGPNGMIDKMMPFDDYLADEKIKEQRLALYS, encoded by the coding sequence ATGATTTCAGTAAATAACCTCTCTTTACAGTTTGGAAAACGTGTTTTATTTGATGAAGTAAACATCAAATTTACCAAAGGAAATACCTATGGTATAATCGGTGCCAATGGTGCTGGAAAATCTACTTTTCTTAAAATCCTTTCAGGAGAACAAGATCCTACCAAAGGAAATGTATCTATAGAAAAAGGGATGCGTATGGCGGTTCTTAAACAGGATCACTACGAGTTCGACGAGTTTTCTGTAATGGACACCGTGATGATGGGATACAAAAAACTGTATGACATCATGAAAGAAAAGGACGCCATCTATATGAAACCCGATTTCTCTGACGAGGATGGGGTAAAAGCAGCCGAACTTGAAGCTGAATTTGCAGAAATGGACGGATGGAATGCCGAAAGTGGTGCCGCAACGCTTCTTTCAAACCTAGGTGTTTCAGAAGAGGTTCATTATAGTCAAATGAGTGATGTTTCTGGAAATCTTAAAGTAAGGATTCTACTAGCGCAATCACTTTTTGGAAATCCTGATATCTTATTAATGGATGAGCCAACAAACGACTTGGATATTGAAACCATTTCTTGGCTAGAGGATTTCTTGGCGGATTTTGAAAACACGGTAATCGTTATTTCTCACGACCGTCACTTCTTAGATAATGTGTGTACCAATATTGTAGATATCGACTTCAGTAAAATAAAACAATTTACAGGAAACTATTCTTTCTGGTACCACTCAAGCCAGTTGGCACTACAACAGCGTCAACAGCAAAACAAAAAAATGGAGGACAAAAAGAAAGAACTTCAGGATTTTATCCAGCGTTTTTCTGCCAATGCCTCTAAGTCTAAACAAGCTACTTCACGTAAGAAAGTATTAGAAAAATTGAATATAGAAGACATTGAGCCTTCTTCAAGAAGATATCCTGCCATTATCTGGGAACAAGAACGAGAAGCAGGAGATCAAATATTGAATGTAGAACACTTAGAATCCAATCTTTTCAAAGATGTAAACATCAACCTAAATCGTGGAGACAAAGTAGCTATTATGTCTAAGGATGGAATGATTGTCAATCAGTTTTTCCAAATGATTGCGGGTGAAGAAGCTCATAATCAAGGAGAAATTAAATGGGGAGTTACCACCAAGCAAACCTATTTACCCGTAGATCACCATCACTTTTTTGAGAGCAATGATAATCTTGTAGATTGGCTTCGCCAGTATTCTCCAGAAGACCAAAGAGACGAAGTATTTATCCGTGGGTTTTTAGGAAAAATGTTATTCTCTGGTGAGGAAGTTCTTAAATCCTGTTCGGTACTTTCGGGAGGAGAAAAAGTGCGTTGTATGCTTTCAAAAATGATGCTTGAACAAGGGAATATCCTTTTGATGAACGACCCAACAAACCACTTAGATCTAGAATCTATCCAAGCACTCAACAACAGCTTGAAAGACTTTAAGGGTACGATTATTTTCAACTCACACGATCACGAATTTATCCAAACCATCGCCAACAGGATTATCGAAATAGGACCCAATGGTATGATTGACAAAATGATGCCTTTTGATGATTATCTTGCCGATGAAAAAATAAAAGAACAAAGATTGGCTTTGTATTCATAA
- a CDS encoding T9SS type A sorting domain-containing protein, which translates to MKQIILSLFVFLLFPIQEGKSQNCNTSTLQNNLDNNKHIISADFNGDGYEDIVLLDSLGFHLSWMKNSPSGFSNAERLVGGAKIEIIEKIDFNNDGKEEILFGTSSLLYYMFYTGTGSQTSIEFKELLNAPTSQKFTSIAIADFDKDGYDGFVIGSESKLMSSFAYRALAVFNTGTNLSSALVTQGTYNLLNDLAVGDISGNGYPDVAISGYSDLWFENLGNKTFGAEKTIASAVSNFARTELVDANGDSKLNLLEITGSGKLQYYKINTSGSGTFYYPQTITTGLTKLTSVFDKVTYKGKAGILTLTDDAIYFLDGTNNYNKELICDGINGLEGAALVSGGGATKLVFSQKNGSIKSFDSHIGLTELDAHTFWVSPNPAKDRILLNIEQDQLKESTISDEAGRILLISSKNEIDIQRLPKGIYFIHSTLQDGTLKNTKLVKE; encoded by the coding sequence ATGAAACAAATTATTTTATCACTTTTCGTGTTTTTATTATTTCCTATTCAAGAAGGAAAATCTCAAAACTGTAATACCAGTACATTACAAAACAACCTCGACAATAACAAACATATTATCTCCGCTGATTTCAACGGTGATGGATACGAAGACATTGTACTTCTAGATTCTTTAGGATTTCACCTTAGTTGGATGAAAAATAGTCCATCAGGTTTTTCAAACGCAGAAAGGCTTGTTGGGGGAGCAAAAATTGAGATCATAGAAAAAATAGACTTCAACAATGATGGAAAAGAAGAAATTCTTTTCGGGACTTCATCCCTCTTATACTATATGTTTTATACTGGAACAGGATCTCAAACCTCAATAGAATTCAAAGAACTGCTAAATGCACCTACTTCTCAGAAATTTACTTCTATTGCCATCGCCGATTTTGATAAAGATGGATACGATGGTTTCGTTATTGGGTCTGAAAGCAAATTGATGTCTTCTTTTGCTTACCGTGCTCTTGCCGTTTTTAACACAGGAACAAATTTATCTAGCGCACTTGTCACCCAAGGCACTTATAATCTCCTTAATGATTTAGCTGTTGGAGATATTTCTGGTAATGGATACCCTGATGTGGCTATTTCAGGTTATTCTGATTTGTGGTTCGAAAACCTCGGAAATAAAACTTTTGGTGCCGAAAAAACAATTGCCTCAGCCGTAAGTAATTTTGCCAGAACAGAATTAGTAGATGCCAATGGAGACTCTAAACTCAATCTTTTGGAGATCACAGGAAGCGGAAAACTTCAATATTATAAAATAAATACTTCGGGATCTGGAACCTTCTATTATCCTCAGACCATTACTACAGGACTTACTAAACTTACCAGTGTTTTTGATAAAGTAACCTACAAAGGAAAAGCCGGTATTCTAACCCTTACAGATGATGCAATCTATTTCTTGGATGGAACAAACAACTATAACAAGGAACTTATTTGCGATGGAATAAACGGACTTGAAGGTGCGGCACTTGTATCTGGAGGAGGAGCAACAAAATTGGTCTTTAGTCAAAAAAATGGAAGTATTAAATCTTTTGATTCTCATATCGGATTAACAGAACTTGACGCTCATACTTTTTGGGTAAGCCCAAATCCTGCCAAAGACCGCATCCTCTTAAATATTGAACAAGATCAACTAAAAGAATCTACCATTAGTGATGAAGCTGGGCGTATCCTTTTGATTTCTTCTAAAAATGAAATTGATATTCAACGCTTGCCTAAAGGCATCTATTTTATTCATTCTACTCTACAGGATGGAACACTTAAGAACACTAAGTTAGTGAAAGAGTAA
- a CDS encoding GNAT family N-acetyltransferase — MNFIKLTQNDILEIIPLVKQLGNKIDDQTLQEYFQQMFPMENYHCFGWKEDNKLVAVSSVWISLRLYSGKQAEIDNFVVDDSMQGKGVGKKFLKALEQWSISESCQNLELNTYTQNRRSHKFYYREGYEIFGFHFLKKL; from the coding sequence ATGAACTTCATCAAACTTACTCAAAATGATATTCTTGAAATTATCCCACTAGTAAAGCAACTGGGAAATAAAATCGACGACCAAACGCTCCAAGAATATTTTCAACAGATGTTTCCCATGGAAAACTATCATTGCTTTGGATGGAAGGAAGATAATAAATTGGTTGCCGTAAGCAGTGTGTGGATTAGCCTAAGACTGTACTCTGGAAAACAAGCCGAAATAGACAATTTTGTGGTTGATGATTCTATGCAAGGAAAAGGGGTTGGAAAAAAGTTTTTAAAAGCACTAGAACAATGGTCTATATCTGAATCTTGCCAAAACCTAGAACTGAATACTTATACTCAAAACCGTCGCTCACATAAGTTCTATTATAGAGAAGGTTATGAGATTTTTGGGTTTCATTTTTTAAAGAAACTCTAG
- a CDS encoding aspartate aminotransferase family protein: MATINKTQQQFLKHQGQTTPYSMLFEVESAKGMYITHHNGKKYLDMVAGVSACSVGHSHPKVVEAVKNQAEQYMHTMVYGEFIQEPQLNLALTFKEYLPKNLHTTFFVNSGVEAIEAAIKLAKRVTGKPQIVSCKNSYHGSTNGALSIMGTEHLKSKFRPLLPECYQIEYNNIDSLEIITTKTAGVIIEPIQGASGFINPTQDFLQALRKKCNETGTLLIFDEIQTCFGRLGTMFGFETYGIIPDVLCIAKGMGGGMPIGAFISSYENMIQLSDQPSLGHINTFGGNAVCCAASLATWNSILDEKMMDSILEKEALFRKLLVHPKIKAIHGKGLALGIELKNEALVQKMFDALLEKQIITFFFLFNKNALRLSPPLIISKEEITYFCETFLELLEKIND; the protein is encoded by the coding sequence ATGGCGACAATAAATAAAACACAACAACAATTCTTAAAACACCAAGGACAAACCACGCCTTATTCGATGCTTTTTGAGGTAGAAAGTGCCAAAGGAATGTATATAACCCACCACAATGGAAAAAAATATTTGGACATGGTGGCTGGTGTTTCTGCCTGTTCTGTGGGACATAGTCATCCAAAAGTGGTGGAAGCCGTAAAAAACCAAGCAGAACAGTATATGCATACCATGGTTTATGGCGAATTCATTCAAGAGCCTCAACTGAATCTAGCACTTACTTTTAAAGAATATCTTCCAAAAAACCTTCACACTACTTTTTTTGTAAACTCGGGTGTAGAAGCCATTGAAGCGGCAATAAAACTTGCCAAAAGAGTTACAGGAAAGCCACAAATAGTTTCTTGTAAAAACTCCTATCATGGAAGCACCAATGGGGCATTGAGTATTATGGGTACAGAACATTTGAAAAGTAAATTCCGCCCACTACTTCCCGAGTGTTATCAGATAGAGTATAATAATATTGATAGCTTAGAAATTATTACTACAAAAACGGCAGGAGTGATCATCGAACCCATTCAAGGAGCATCGGGATTTATAAATCCTACCCAAGATTTTCTACAAGCTTTAAGAAAAAAATGCAACGAAACAGGAACTCTACTCATTTTTGATGAAATCCAGACTTGTTTTGGAAGACTCGGTACGATGTTCGGTTTCGAAACTTATGGAATTATCCCTGATGTACTTTGTATTGCCAAAGGAATGGGGGGCGGAATGCCTATTGGGGCTTTTATTAGTTCTTATGAAAATATGATTCAACTCAGTGATCAACCCAGTCTTGGACACATTAACACTTTTGGCGGAAATGCGGTTTGTTGTGCAGCTTCCCTAGCTACATGGAATAGTATTTTGGATGAAAAAATGATGGATTCCATTCTCGAAAAAGAAGCGTTGTTTAGAAAACTTTTGGTTCATCCTAAAATAAAAGCAATACACGGAAAAGGACTGGCACTGGGAATAGAATTGAAAAATGAAGCTTTGGTTCAAAAAATGTTTGACGCCTTGCTGGAAAAACAGATTATTACTTTTTTCTTTTTATTTAATAAAAACGCACTTAGACTCAGCCCTCCTTTGATTATTTCCAAAGAAGAAATCACTTATTTCTGTGAGACTTTCTTGGAGTTATTGGAGAAGATTAACGATTAA
- a CDS encoding Maf family protein, giving the protein MTSIPKIILGSQSPRRKELFETCGFSVEILSQSIDETFNKTLTPIEGVMDIAKRKAEVLVSKLPKGHILVTADTIVLQDGKILGKPKNEDEAKAFFKAYSDSFHEVVTGVCIYQNENFYCFYEQTKVYFYPIDSLGMDQYIATLSWKDKAGGYGIQDSFGKKYIHKIEGCYYNVMGFPMARFNQELKKWRQ; this is encoded by the coding sequence ATGACATCCATTCCCAAAATCATTCTCGGATCTCAATCTCCTAGAAGGAAAGAGCTATTTGAAACTTGTGGTTTTTCTGTTGAAATACTCAGCCAATCTATTGATGAGACTTTTAATAAGACTTTGACACCAATAGAGGGAGTAATGGATATTGCCAAGAGAAAGGCAGAAGTATTAGTTTCAAAACTACCAAAAGGTCATATTCTTGTAACTGCCGACACTATTGTTCTTCAAGATGGAAAAATATTGGGAAAACCAAAAAATGAGGATGAAGCAAAAGCTTTTTTCAAAGCCTATTCTGATTCTTTCCATGAAGTCGTAACGGGAGTTTGCATCTATCAAAATGAGAATTTTTATTGTTTTTATGAGCAAACAAAAGTGTATTTTTATCCAATAGATTCCTTAGGAATGGATCAATACATTGCTACGCTATCTTGGAAAGATAAAGCTGGCGGATATGGAATTCAAGATTCTTTTGGAAAAAAATATATCCATAAAATAGAAGGATGTTACTATAATGTTATGGGATTTCCCATGGCACGTTTTAATCAAGAACTCAAAAAATGGCGACAATAA
- a CDS encoding DUF4421 domain-containing protein — MKFLFSKSLSLFVLSFLLLTAKAQETSLEIKKKENPHIESFRDKLILRMALQQGFDALEVETQDEKLEFKSNENLRLRFTVQHDFLAITVGFAPDYLPFNNDDLEKGESSTFNFGLNVFANRFFGRIQLDNVTGFYQSNHNAENPNIIESYTIFKDLKKTHLHAELAYSFNPKFSNRSYIMFNERQKKTMGSWLLRAYFIRSRYENVVDEDYKLRLRNQFSLLGSYVHNHVFNEKFNLLVGLGFGAGVSKVENRFDDHSLSERLRYPVFQSNFIAQFGYHSEYFFSGIALTALSNADIDPKKDYAFNDVQLESNIYFGYRLKAPKFISNTFKKFGSLLKSKS, encoded by the coding sequence ATGAAATTTTTGTTTTCAAAGTCACTTTCACTTTTTGTACTTTCTTTTCTGCTCCTTACGGCAAAGGCACAAGAGACAAGTTTGGAAATCAAAAAGAAAGAAAATCCACATATAGAATCTTTTAGAGATAAGCTGATTCTAAGAATGGCATTACAACAAGGTTTTGATGCACTTGAAGTGGAAACGCAAGATGAAAAATTGGAATTTAAGTCCAATGAAAATTTGCGATTACGTTTCACCGTTCAGCATGATTTTTTAGCAATTACGGTAGGTTTTGCTCCCGACTATTTACCATTTAATAACGATGATTTAGAAAAAGGAGAATCCTCAACTTTTAACTTTGGGTTGAATGTATTTGCAAATCGATTTTTTGGACGCATCCAACTGGATAATGTTACAGGTTTTTATCAGTCTAACCACAATGCTGAGAATCCAAACATAATAGAATCTTATACTATTTTTAAGGACCTTAAAAAAACACATCTTCATGCGGAGCTGGCGTATAGTTTTAATCCGAAATTTTCAAACAGATCTTATATCATGTTTAATGAACGACAGAAAAAAACTATGGGATCTTGGTTGTTGAGAGCGTATTTTATTCGTTCACGATATGAGAATGTAGTAGATGAAGATTATAAGCTTAGACTTAGAAATCAATTTTCTTTGCTCGGTAGTTATGTGCATAATCATGTTTTTAATGAAAAATTCAATCTTTTAGTAGGTTTAGGTTTTGGAGCAGGAGTTTCCAAGGTTGAAAATAGATTTGATGATCATTCTTTATCAGAGCGGCTAAGATACCCTGTATTTCAAAGTAATTTTATCGCCCAGTTTGGTTACCACTCAGAATATTTTTTTTCAGGAATTGCATTAACGGCTTTGAGTAATGCCGATATAGACCCTAAAAAAGATTATGCCTTTAATGATGTCCAGTTGGAATCTAATATTTACTTTGGATACCGATTAAAAGCACCAAAATTTATTAGTAATACCTTTAAAAAATTCGGATCCCTACTGAAGAGTAAATCCTAG